From the Phyllostomus discolor isolate MPI-MPIP mPhyDis1 chromosome 7, mPhyDis1.pri.v3, whole genome shotgun sequence genome, one window contains:
- the NBEAL2 gene encoding neurobeachin-like protein 2 isoform X4, translating to MEPALGPGVQKDLGYLQQWLKAFVGTFEKSISISSLEPRRPEEAGAEVPLLPLDPLQVLAEQLDEGDLEQTLLLLKLFIVLCRNLDNVEAGWGRVLVPRVLALLSRLVAKLKGSPPLQEGQGPKLEEVALHALLLSEGLFDPYQTWRRQHSGEVISAKEKSKYKFPPAALPAEFRGFFPESLQDADRLPPTLLLRLIHLFGAILAGGTENGQVAVSAGSVQGLLDVVQGCGRGPAPDSRQVSLALEALVGAAHVLHTSRTPHRAPELRMLLEGYFRVLNADWPAGPNPGPEEALVSLRVSMLDAIPMMLACEDRPVLQATFLSNNCFEHLIRLIQNSKLYLQARAPPEGDSDLATRLLTEPDVQKVLDQDTDAIAVHVVRVLTCIMSGSPSAKEVFKERIGYPHLHEVLQSHGPPTHRLLQELLNMAVEGDHSTCPPPPIRNEQPVLVLMRWLPALPTAELRLFLAQRLRWLCDSCPASRATCVQAGLVGCLLETLGVGEALGARCQEQLLALLQALGRVSLRPLELRRLLRPPPGLDSGPGGAEAGQARHAGAIIRALSGMARHQGPARALHYFDLTPSMAGIMVPPVQRWPGTGFTFHAWLCLHPTAAAPAQAPTRPLQRKQLYSFFTSSGSGFEAFFTAAGALVVAVCTRKEYFTLSLPDVTFADSAWHCVTVVHAPGRRIFSQNLAHVYKDGVLVKTASLRCPSLSEPFSSCCIGSAGHRTTTTTTGPPAPPVPTAMAHAHPSLTRSQSVPATTELGRGSGLTAPLQEGSISSTLAGTQDTRWGSPTSLEGQLGAVAIFHEALQAEDLRVLCTLGPNETAPFKPESELHELDTKLLLHYSPQACKNNICLDLSPGHGLDGRLTGHTVEAWDVKDVVSCVGGMGALLPLLEHVAAQPQAAEAGPAETHDLVGPELTSGHNSQGLLLPLGKSSEERMERNAVAAFLLMLRNLLQGHAVNQDSLVKCKGPAIVGALLRKVPSWAMDMNVLMSAQLLMEQVAAEGGGPLLYLLYQHLLFNFHLWALSDFAVRLGHIQYMSSIVREHRQKLRKKYGVQFILDALRTHYSPQRERPLAADDLRTVQTSLLGLAREFLVRSPSADDLQVVLNFLAASGDDGQVLGVLDLLLALLQSSSTQDFLAAFLLGPGSLEVLLALLVQPRSLPLLSDRVCQILRRLRQNERLSEQSHQRLWLRECGLQGLVACLPEAAVSLQLCQNLYKLFLGTDCPNLSDLMAVVQLSLQADLSVRLYICRQLFHLIHKQPDVVRLLARQAGWQDVLTRLYVLEAATAGSPLPFPPEQPASPEPAVPKPHSESPDPSDVFLPSEAPCPDPDALYQALSPFCASFDLGLERSSMGSGSTTGGGGGGGGSGTLTPASQPGTPSPLDGPRPFPAARGRHSSSLSNVLEDGSLPEPTVSGDDISNTSNPQQTPEEELCNLLTNVLFLVMWRGVEGSDEASWRERGQVFSVLTQLGASATLVRPPDCIKRSLLEMMLESALTDIKEAPPGALASLIQQVLWLLRLLQDFLCAEGHGNQELWSEKLFEGVCSLLDRLGAWPHLAGSPSDLREMAQIGLHLVLGYILLEDPQLHAQAHVRLHSLLQTAVPMRREEACYVLSKLEAVLSRALHACDVAAEDQEPPARAAAFTERCSWLVPLVRTLLDRAYEPLGLQWGLPSLPPTNGSPTFFEDFQDFCATPEWRHFIDKQVQPTMSQFEMDTYAKSHDLMSGFWNSCYDTLMSSGQRRQQERAHSHRDFQKLVLEPVQRRARQEGLRYASVLKQQAAQHSSVLLHWGALWRQLSCPCGAWALRDPPTPRWKMSSAETYSRMRLKLVPNHRFNSHLEASALRDNLGEAPLTATEEASLPLAVTKEAKVSTLPEELQEDQLGEDELASLETTMQAAELDEQHEKLVLSAECQLVTIVAVVPGLLEVTTQHIYFYDGSAEHVETEEGIGHNFQRPLAQLREVHLRRFNLRRSALELFFIDQANYFLNFPCKAGGAAASSPCQSPRPQPHPIPPHTQIRNQVYKWLLRLRPPAQGYLSSRSPQEMLRASGLTQKWVQREISNFEYLMQLNTIAGRTYNDLSQYPVFPWVLQDYVSPTLDLSNPAVFRDLSKPIGVVNPKHAQLVREKYESFEDPAGTIDKFHYGTHYSNAAGVMHYLIRVEPFTSLHVQLQSGRFDCSDRQFHSVAAAWQARLDSLADVKELIPEFFYFPDFLENQNGFDLGCLQLTNEKVGDVVLPPWASSPEDFIQQHRQALESEYVSAHLHKWIDLIFGYKQRGPAAEEALNVFYYCTYEGAVDLDHVADERERKALEGIISNFGQTPCQLLKEPHPARLSAEEAAQRLARLDTNSPSIFQHLDQLKAFFAEVISDGVPLVLAVVPHRQLHSFMAPDLLVTVSASGLLGTHSWLPYDRNISNYFSFIKDSNKVQRFLSGPWVQDSGVSGQALAVTPDGKLLFSGGHWDGSLRVTALNRGKLLNQISRHLDIVTCLALDTCGIYLISGSRDTTCMVWRLLQKDGVSGGLASKPMQVLYGHEAAVSCVAISTELDMAVSGSEDGTVIIHTVRRGQFVAALRPPGATLPGPVSHLALGSEGQIVVQSSARERLGAQATYSLHLYSVNGRLRASLPLVEQPTALAVTEDFVLLGTAQCALHILHLNKLLPAAPPLPMKVPIRSLAVTKERSHVLVGLEDGKLIVVGAGQPSEVRSIQFTRKLWRSSRRISQVSSGETEYKPEEAR from the exons ATGGAAccagctctggggcctggggtccAG AAGGACCTGGGTTACCTGCAGCAGTGGCTGAAGGCCTTTGTCGGCACCTTCGAGAAGAGCATCTCCATCTCATCTCTGGAGCCACGCAG GCCAGAGGAGGCGGGTGCAGAGGTGCCACTGCTGCCGCTGGACCCGCTGCAGGTGCTGGCCGAGCAGCTGGACGAGGGGGACCTGGAGCAAACCCTGCTGCTGCTCAAGCTCTTCATCGTCCTCTGCAG GAACCTGGACAATGTGGAGGCAGGCTGGGGCCGGGTGCTGGTGCCCCGCGTGCTGGCCTTACTGAGCCGGTTGGTGGCCAAG CTGAAAGGATCCCCGCCGCTGCAGGAGGGCCAGGGCCCCAAGCTGGAGGAGGTAGCCCTGCATGCCCTCCTCCTCAGCGAGGGCCTCTTCGACCCCTACCAGACCTGGCGGCGCCAGCACAGCGG GGAAGTCATCAGTGCCAAGGAGAAGAGCAAGTACAAGTTCCCTCCCGCTGCTTTGCCCGCTGAATTCAGAGGCTTCTTTCCAg AGAGCCTGCAGGATGCAGATCGCCTGCCTCCCACGCTGCTGCTGCGTCTCATCCACCTCTTTGGCGCCATCCTTGCCGGAGGGACG GAGAATGGGCAGGTGGCCGTGAGCGCCGGCTCCGTGCAGGGCCTGCTGGATGTGGTGCAGGGCTGCGGCCGTGGGCCGGCCCCAGACTCCCGCCAAGTGTCGCTGGCGCTGGAGGCGCTGGTGGGTGCGGCACACGTCCTGCACACCAGCCGCACGCCCCACCGAGCGCCAGAGCTCCGCATGCTGCTGGAGGGCTACTTCCGAGTCCTTAATGCCGACTGGCCGGCGGGGCCCAACCCAGGCCCTGAAGAGGCCCTTGTCTCCCTCCGAGTCAGCATGCTCG ATGCCATCCCCATGATGCTGGCCTGCGAGGACAGGCCGGTGCTCCAGGCCACCTTCCTCAGCAACAATTGCTTTGAACATCTCATCCGCCTCATCCAGAACAGCAAG ctgtACCTGCAGGCCCGGGCGCCCCCTGAGGGGGACAGTGACCTGGCTACCCGGTTACTGACCGAGCCCGATGTCCAGAAG gtgCTGGACCAGGACACAGATGCCATCGCCGTCCACGTGGTCAGAGTGCTGACCTGCATCATGAGTGGCTCCCCCTCAGCCAAG GAGGTGTTCAAGGAGCGCATTGGCTACCCGCACCTGCACGAGGTCCTGCAGAGCCACGGCCCCCCCACCCATCGGCTGTTGCAAGAGCTGCTCAACAtg GCTGTGGAGGGCGACCACAGCACATGCCCACCACCACCCATCCGCAACGAGCAGCCGGTGCTGGTGCTGATGCGGTGGCTGCCGGCGCTGCCCACGGCCGAGCTGAGACTCTTCCTAGCACAGCGCCTCCGCTGGCTCTGCGACAGCTGCCCCGCCAGCCGCGCCACGTGCGTGCAGGCCGGTCTGGTGGGCTGCCTGCTGGAGACGCTCGGCGTGGGGGAAGCCCTGGGGGCCCGCTGCCAGGAGCAGCTGCTGGCGCTGCTGCAAGCATTGGGCCGAGTGTCACTAAGGCCCTTGGAGTTGCGTCGCCTGCTTCGGCCCCCACCGGGGCTGGACTCGGGGCCCGGCGGAGCTGAGGCGGGGCAGGCCCGACACGCGGGCGCCATCATTCGAGCATTATCGGGCATGGCCCGGCACCAGGGCCCTGCGCGAGCCCTCCACTACTTTGACCTCACGCCCAGCATGGCGGGCATTATGGTGCCCCCGGTGCAGCGATGGCCAGGAACCGGCTTCACCTTCCATGCCTGGCTCTGTCTGCATCCCACGGCTGcggcccccgcccaggcccccacccGGCCACTCCAGCGGAAGCAGCTGTACAG CTTCTTCACCAGCAGCGGCTCGGGGTTCGAGGCCTTCTTCACGGCGGCTGGGGCCTTGGTGGTGGCCGTGTGCACGCGGAAGGAGTACTTCACCTTGAGCTTGCCTGATGTGACCTTCGCCGACTCTGCCTGG CACTGCGTGACTGTCGTCCACGCGCCCGGGCGCCGGATTTTCAGCCAGAACCTGGCGCACGTCTACAAAGATGGCGTTCTGGTCAAGACCGCATCCCTCCGCTGCCCCTCCCTCAGCGAG CCTTTCTCCTCCTGCTGCATTGGCTCCGCTGGGCACCGCACCACGACCACCACCACGGGGCCGCCCGCACCGCCAGTCCCCACTGCCATGGCGCATGCTCACCCCTCCCTCACCCGCTCCCAGTCAGTCCCGGCCACCACGGAGCTCGGCCGGGGGTCTGGGCTGACGGCCCCCCTGCAGGAGGGCAGCATCAGCTCCACCCTTGCAGGCACGCAGGACACGCGCTGGGGCAGCCCCACCTCCCTGGAGGGCcagctgggggccgtggccatCTTCCATGAAGCCCTGCAGGCGGAGGACCTGAGGGTCCTGTGCACCCTGG GGCCCAATGAGACAGCCCCCTTCAAGCCTGAGAGTGAACTGCATGAACTTGACACCAAGCTGCTCCTCCATTACTCACCTCAG GCCTGTAAGAACAACATCTGCCTGGACCTGTCCCCTGGCCATGGGCTGGACGGCCGCCTGACGGGCCACACGGTGGAGGCCTGGGACGTAAag GATGTGGTGAGCTGTGTGGGCGGCATGGgtgccctgctgcccctgctaGAGCACGTGGCCGCGCAGCCCCAAGCGGCCGAGGCAGGTCCAGCTGAAACACATGACCTTGTGGGGCCCGAACTGACCTCcggccacaacagccagggcctgctgctcCCACTGGGCAAGTCCTCAG AGGAGCGGATGGAGAGGAACGCAGTGGCCGCCTTCCTGCTGATGCTGCGGAACTTGCTGCAGGGCCACGCTGTGAACCAGGACAGCCTGGTGAAGTGCAAGGGGCCCGCCATCGTCGGGGCCCTCCTGCGCAAG GTGCCCAGCTGGGCCATGGACATGAATGTGCTCATGTCTGCCCAGCTGCTGATGGAGCAGGTGGCAGCTGAGGGCGGTGGACCCCTCCTGTACCTGCTCTACCAGCACTTGCTGTTCAACTTTCACCTCTGGGCCCTCAGCGACTTTGCTGTACGCCTTG GCCACATCCAGTACATGTCCAGCATAGTCCGAGAGCACAGGCAGAAGCTGCGGAAGAAGTACGGGGTCCAATTCATCCTCGATGCCCTACGCACCCACTACAG CCCGCAGCGGGAGCGCCCTCTAGCGGCCGACGACCTGCGCACGGTGCAGACTTCACTCCTGGGCCTGGCGCGGGAGTTCCTGGTACGAAGCCCTTCAGCTGATGACTTGCAGGTCGTGCTGAACTTTCTGGCAGCTTCAGGTGATGATGGCCAG GTGTTGGGCGTCCTGGACCTGCTGCTGGCGTTGCTGCAGAGCTCGTCCACGCAGGACTTcctggctgccttcctgctgGGGCCGGGGAGCCTGGAGGTGCTGCTGGCGCTGCTAGTGCAGCCACGGTCCCTGCCCCTGCTGTCCGACCGCGTCTGCCAG ATCCTGCGGAGGCTGCGGCAGAATGAGCGCTTGTCTGAGCAGAGCCACCAGCGGCTCTGGCTGCGAGAGTGTGGCCTCCAGGGCCTTGTCGCCTGCCTGCCGGAGGCAGCGGTCTCCCTTCAGCTCTGCCAGAACCTCTACAAGCTGTTCCTGGGGACAG ACTGCCCGAACCTCTCAGACCTGATGGCTGTGGTGCAGCTGTCCCTCCAGGCTGACCTCAGCGTCCGTCTGTACATCTGTCGCCAG ctcttCCACCTCATCCACAAACAGCCCGACGTCGTGCGGCTGCTGGCCCGGCAGGCCGGCTGGCAGGATGTCCTGACGCGGCTATATGTGCTGGAGGCCGCCACAGCCGGCAGTCCCTTGCCCTTTCCCCCCGAGCAGCCCGCCTCCCCAGAGCCAGCCGTGCCCAAGCCGCACTCGGAGTCACCCGACCCCTCGGATGTCTTCCTGCCCTCAGAGGCCCCCTGCCCTGACCCTGATGCCCTTTACCAAGCTCTGTCCCCGTTCTGCGCATCCTTTGACCTGGGCCTGGAACGGTCCAGCATGGGCTCAGGCAGTACCACaggtggcggcggtggcggcggcggcagtgggACTCTTACTCCGGCCAGCCAGCCTGGCACACCTTCCCCGCTGGATGGACCCCGGCCCTTCCCCGCTGCCCGTGGCCGCCACAGCTCCAGCCTGTCCAACGTGCTGGAGGATGGCAGCCTCCCTGAGCCCACCGTCAGCGGGGACGACATCTCTAATACCAGCAACCCACAG CAGACCCCCGAGGAGGAGCTGTGCAACCTGCTCACCAACGTGCTGTTCCTGGTGATGTGGCGGGGCGTGGAAGGCAGCGACGAGGCCTCGTGGCGGGAACGTGGCCAGGTCTTCTCAGTGCTCACCCAGCTGGGGGCCTCGGCCACCCTCGTGCGCCCGCCGGACTGCATCAAGCGCAG CCTCCTGGAGATGATGCTGGAGTCAGCCTTGACGGACATCAAAGAGGCCCCTCCCGGGGCCCTGGCCAGCCTCATCCAGCAGGTGCTTTGGCTGCTGCGCCTGCTGCAGGACTTCCTGTGCGCGGAGGGCCACGGCAACCAGGAGCTGTGGAGCGAGAAG CTCTTCGAAGGTGTGTGCAGCCTGCTTGATCGCCTGGGAGCCTGGCCCCACCTGGCCGGCAGCCCCTCGGATCTCCGAGAGATGGCGCAGATTGGGCTGCACCTCGTGCTTGGCTACATCCTGCTGGAGGACCCGCAG CTGCACGCCCAGGCCCACGTGAGGCTGCACTCGCTGCTGCAGACCGCGGTGCCCATGCGCCGGGAAGAGGCCTGCTACGTGCTCTCCAAACTGGAGGCCGTGCTGTCGCGGGCGCTTCACGCCTGCGATGTGGCCGCCGAGGACCAggagcccccagccagggctgctgcatTTACCGAGCGCTGCTCCTGGCTGGTGCCGCTGGTGCGCACGCTGCTGGACCGTGCCTACGAACCGCTGGGGCTGCAGTGGGGGCTGCCTTCCCTGCCGCCCACCAACGGCAGCCCCACCTTCTTTGAGGACTTCCAGGACTTTTGCGCCACCCCCGAATGGCGTCACTTCATCGACAAGCAG GTGCAGCCCACCATGTCCCAGTTCGAGATGGACACTTATGCCAAGAGCCACGATCTCATGTCGGGCTTCTGGAACTCCTGCTACGACACACTCATGAGCAGCGGGCAGCGGCGCCAGCAGGAGCGGGCACATAGTCATCGGGACTTCCAG AAGCTGGTGCTGGAACCCGTGCAGCGGCGGGCGCGCCAGGAGGGGCTCCGCTATGCCTCGGTGCTGAAGCAGCAGGCAGCCCAGCACTCCTCGGTCCTGCTGCACTGGGGGGCGCTGTGGCGTCAGCTCTCCTGCCCGTGCGGAGCCTGGGCTCTGAG GGACCCGCCCACACCCCGGTGGAAGATGTCCAGCGCTGAGACGTACTCGCGCATGCGTCTGAAGCTGGTGCCCAACCATCGCTTCAATTCGCACCTGGAAGCCAGTGCCCTCCGCGACAACCTAG GTGAGGCCCCCCTAACAGCCACCGAGGAGGCCTCGCTGCCTCTAGCAGTGACCAAAGAGGCCAAAGTCAGCACCCTCCCCGAGGAGCTGCAGGAAGACCAGCTGGGCGAGGATGAGCTGGCTTCGCTGGAGACTAC GATGCAGGCAGCGGAACTGGATGAGCAGCATGAGAAGTTGGTGCTGTCCGCTGAATGCCAGCTGGTCACAATAGTGGCTGTGGTCCCCGGGCTGCTGGAGGTCACCACCCAGCACATATACTTCTACGACGGCAGCGCTGAGCACGTGGAGACCGAGGAGG GCATCGGCCACAACTTCCAGCGCCCACTGGCCCAGCTCCGAGAGGTCCACCTGCGGCGTTTCAACCTGCGCCGTTCGGCGCTGGAGCTCTTCTTCATCGACCAGGCCAACTACTTCCTCAACTTCCCGTGCAAGGCAGGCGGGGCTGCGGCCTCGTCTCCTTGCCAGTCCCCCAGGCCTCAGcctcaccccatcccaccccacacccagatACGGAACCAGGTATACAAGTGGCTGCTGCGCCTGCGACCCCCCGCCCAAGGCTACCTGAGCAGCCGCTCCCCCCAGGAGATGCTGCGAGCCTCCGGCCTCACCCAG aaaTGGGTACAGCGGGAGATCTCCAACTTCGAGTACCTGATGCAGCTCAACACCATCGCGGGGCGGACCTACAACGACCTGTCTCAGTACCCTGTG TTCCCCTGGGTCCTCCAGGACTACGTGTCCCCAACCCTGGACCTCAGCAACCCGGCTGTCTTCCGGGACCTGTCCAAGCCCATCGGTGTGGTGAACCCCAAGCATGCCCAGCTCGTGAGGGAGAA GTATGAGAGCTTCGAGGACCCCGCGGGCACCATCGACAAGTTCCACTACGGCACCCACTACTCCAACGCAGCGGGAGTGATGCACTACCTCATCCGCGTGGAACCCTTCACCTCCCTGCACGTCCAGCTGCAGAGTGGCCG ctttgACTGCTCTGACCGGCAGTTCCACTCGGTGGCGGCCGCCTGGCAGGCCCGCCTGGACAGCCTGGCCGACGTGAAGGAGCTCATCCCCGAGTTCTTCTACTTCCCCGACTTCCTGGAGAACCAGAACG GCTTTGACCTGGGCTGCCTCCAGCTGACCAACGAGAAGGTGGGCGACGTGGTGCTGCCCCCGTGGGCCAGCTCTCCTGAGGACTTCATCCAGCAGCACCGGCAGGCTCTG gagtCAGAGTACGTGTCTGCCCACCTGCACAAGTGGATTGACCTCATCTTCGGCTACAAGCAGCGGGGGCCGGCTGCGGAGGAGGCCCTCAATGTCTTCTATTACTGCACCTATGAGG GGGCTGTGGACCTGGACCACGTGGCCGATGAGCGGGAACGGAAGGCTCTGGAGGGCATCATCAGCAACTTTGGGCAGACCCCCTGCCAGCTGCTAAAG GAGCCACACCCGGCTCGGCTCTCGGCTGAGGAAGCAGCCCAGCGCCTGGCGCGTCTGGACACGAACTCGCCCAGCATCTTCCAGCACCTGGACCAGCTCAAGGCCTTCTTCGCCGAG GTCATCAGCGATGGCGTCCCCCTGGTGCTGGCCGTGGTTCCCCACCGACAGCTCCACTCCTTCATGGCCCCAGACCTGCTG GTGACTGTGAGTGCCAGCGGGCTGCTGGGCACCCACAGCTGGTTGCCCTATGACCGGAACATAAGCAACTACTTCAGCTTCATCAAAGACTCCAACAA GGTGCAGCGATTCCTGAGTGGCCCATGGGTACAGGACAGTGGCGTGAGTGGACAAGCCCTGGCAGTGACCCCCGATGGAAAGCTGCTGTTCAGCGGTGGCCACTGGGATGGCAGCCTTCGAGTGACCGCACTAAACCGGGGGAAGCTGTTGAACCAGATCAGCCGCCACCTTG ACATAGTGACCTGCCTTGCACTGGACACCTGTGGCATCTACCTCATCTCAGGCTCCCGGGATACCACGTGCATGGTGTGGCGGCTTCTGCAGAAG GACGGTGTCTCAGGGGGGCTGGCATCCAAGCCTATGCAGGTCCTGTATGGGCACGAGGCTGCAGTGAGCTGCGTGGCCATCAGCACTGAACTGGACATGGCCGTGTCTGGATCCGAG GATGGAACTGTGATCATCCACACTGTACGCCGTGGCCAGTTTGTGGCTGCACTCCGGCCCCCGGGGGCCACGTTGCCTGGACCCGTGTCCCACCTGGCACTGGGGTCTGAGGGCCAGATCGTGGTTCAGAGCTCAGCGCGGGAACGCCTGGGGGCACAG GCCACCTACTCCTTGCACCTGTACTCGGTGAATGGGAGGCTGCGGGCTTCACTGCCCCTGGTAGAGCAGCCCACAGCCCTGGCGGTGACAGAGGACTTCGTTCTGCTGGGCACAGCCCAGTGTGCCCTGCACATCCTCCACCTGAACAA gctGCTCCCGGCAGCGCCTCCCCTGCCCATGAAGGTGCCCATCCGCAGCCTGGCTGTGACGAAGGAGCGCAGCCATGTGCTTGTCGGTCTGGAGGACGGCAAGCTTATCGTGGTGGGCGCGGGGCAGCCCTCCGAG GTGCGCAGCATCCAGTTCACACGGAAGCTGTGGCGGTCCTCCCGGCGCATCTCGCAGGTGTCCTCGGGAGAGACGGAGTACAAACCCGAAGAGGCGCGCTga